The following are from one region of the Aspergillus chevalieri M1 DNA, chromosome 1, nearly complete sequence genome:
- a CDS encoding putative U1 snRNP complex component Yhc1 (COG:A;~EggNog:ENOG410Q13V;~InterPro:IPR036236,IPR000690,IPR003604,IPR017340, IPR013085;~PFAM:PF06220;~go_component: GO:0005634 - nucleus [Evidence IEA];~go_component: GO:0005685 - U1 snRNP [Evidence IEA];~go_function: GO:0003676 - nucleic acid binding [Evidence IEA];~go_function: GO:0008270 - zinc ion binding [Evidence IEA];~go_process: GO:0000387 - spliceosomal snRNP assembly [Evidence IEA];~go_process: GO:0000398 - mRNA splicing, via spliceosome [Evidence IEA]), with the protein MPKFFCDYCDVYLTHDSMSVRKAHNAGRNHLRNVLEYYQQIGQEQAQSVIDSITSSYAAEGQAVPNPVMVPPGAYPPPFGFPGRPGQMPPPPFGIPPPGAPGAVAPGMPPPPGGRGLPFPPPFPAGSGNLPPPPMPGMSLPPGGQGLPPPPPGGFPNFPIPPPGAQGFPAIPPPGAGFTPSPSPGTPVAPGQEGFGGPPPMPAFAGAPPGASLPGPPGPPPGLGDGR; encoded by the exons ATGCCGAAAT TCTTCT GTGATTACTGCGATGTCTACCTCACGCACGACTCGATGAGTGTGCGCAAGGCGCATAATGCGGGACGGAACCATTTGAGGAACGTGTTGGAGTACTATCAAC AGATTGGACAGGAACAAGCTCAATCGGTCATCGATTCGATCACGTCGTCGTACGCCGCTGAAGGGCAGGCCGTTCCTAATCCTGTCATGGTCCCCCCGGGTGCCTACCCTCCGCCATTTGGATTCCCAG GTCGACCGGGTCAAATGCCGCCACCCCCGTTTGgaattcctcctccaggaGCACCTGGAGCTGTTGCACCAGGGATGCCACCTC CTCCCGGTGGCCGTGGCCTTCCCTTCCCTCCCCCGTTCCCTGCCGGTTCTGGAAAccttcctccacctcctATGCCTGGCATGTCACTACCGCCTGGTGGGCAGGGTCTCCCTCCGCCGCCCCCTGGTGGCTTCCCGAACTTCCCTATTCCCCCTCCAGGTGCACAGGGATTCCCAGCCATTCCGCCTCCCGGTGCCGGGTTCACCCCGAGTCCTAGTCCTGGCACCCCAGTGGCTCCGGGGCAAGAGGGCTTTGGTGGCCCACCACCGATGCCAGCGTTTGCGGGTGCACCTCCGGGTGCTTCTTTGCCGGGTCCTCCGGGGCCGCCTCCGGGTCTTGGTGATGGTCGGTAG